Proteins from a genomic interval of Diospyros lotus cultivar Yz01 chromosome 6, ASM1463336v1, whole genome shotgun sequence:
- the LOC127804889 gene encoding B3 domain-containing protein At2g31720-like, producing MEKRYLTSEDIKDIETDPNCSPFEYLRRISMVANHIYREEKNSIKVPDNPQPESTCSDHSSIVQRQPAASSKSQAPILVMGGSSSYFADCITEVAMIEVVRCRDDETNISSANREEEKKTKKKRKKNESDSNNGIEPDLPRELMDRINTSNGSEVKLVIQNVPSETDLSESHNQDDETNTDSVNREEKTKKKKMKMKMKKKQNESDSNRDDNNGAEPELPREFMDWINRLNGSEVKLVIQKVLSETDLSEGHNRLSMPLSQVRAGDFLREEEAAALRLHEGRSVKGIKVVLLEPFGEEQCTLTLKRWDMKKKEGNTSSSYVFVEKWKSVCKRNRLKPGMPIQVWSFRLPSGDLAFALVVLNHHHHHHHHP from the coding sequence ATGGAGAAGAGGTACTTGACAAGTGAGGATATAAAAGACATTGAGACGGACCCTAACTGTTCCCCATTCGAGTACTTGAGACGGATATCAATGGTTGCAAATCATATATACAGGGAAGAGAAGAACTCCATCAAAGTACCGGATAACCCACAACCAGAGTCTACTTGTTCTGATCATTCCTCCATCGTCCAAAGACAACCAGCAGCCAGCAGCAAGTCCCAAGCCCCAATACTAGTGATGGGCGGCTCATCTTCTTATTTTGCCGACTGCATCACAGAAGTAGCAATGATAGAGGTCGTTCGCTGCCGGGACGATGAAACAAACATTAGTAGTGCCAAcagagaagaggagaagaagacgaagaaaaagaggaaaaagaatgaaagtGATTCCAACAATGGTATCGAGCCCGATTTGCCCAGGGAGTTGATGGATCGGATCAACACGTCAAACGGGAGCGAGGTGAAGCTGGTAATCCAGAATGTGCCATCGGAGACAGATTTGAGCGAGAGCCACAACCAGGATGACGAAACAAACACTGATAGTGTCAATAGAGaggagaagacgaagaagaagaagatgaagatgaagatgaagaagaagcagaacgAGAGTGATTCCAACAGGGATGACAATAATGGCGCAGAGCCCGAGTTGCCCAGGGAGTTCATGGATTGGATCAACAGGTTAAACGGGAGCGAGGTGAAGCTGGTGATTCAGAAGGTGCTGTCGGAGACGGACTTGAGCGAAGGCCACAACCGGTTGTCGATGCCGTTAAGCCAAGTAAGAGCCGGGGACTTCCTGAGGGAAGAGGAGGCGGCGGCGTTAAGGCTGCACGAGGGCAGGAGTGTGAAGGGCATAAAGGTGGTGCTGTTAGAGCCCTTTGGGGAGGAGCAATGCACGTTGACGTTGAAGAGGTGGGatatgaagaagaaagagggcAACACCAGCTCTTCCTATGTCTTCGTGGAGAAGTGGAAGTCAGTTTGCAAGAGGAATCGACTCAAGCCCGGCATGCCCATCCAGGTTTGGTCCTTTCGCCTGCCGTCTGGGGACTTGGCTTTTGCCCTCGTTGTcctaaatcatcatcatcatcatcatcatcatccatgA